The Vicia villosa cultivar HV-30 ecotype Madison, WI linkage group LG1, Vvil1.0, whole genome shotgun sequence genome includes a region encoding these proteins:
- the LOC131596797 gene encoding ARM REPEAT PROTEIN INTERACTING WITH ABF2-like, with protein sequence MLKSPDLQLREMSTFSLGRTHTIKLALLTMPAIEPLLNLLATKNASVEHNATFALYALADNEDGHFSVLVSYSKCVAKMLKRLEEKIEGRVLKQMLNLMRNGKKSVQKRVALALVQKSVQKGVALAHLCSADDRKTIFIDNNGLELLLDHLESTNKKQKREASAALHAMATKGIRYLFDLYTLIYLDEQYVNNPVLSDVTFIVEWKMEIFVWPLLDYRLLS encoded by the exons ATGCTTAAGTCTCCAGATTTACAACTTAGGGAAATGTCAACTTTTTCACTTGGGAG GACTCACACAATCAAGCTGGCATTGCTTACAATGCCAGCTATAGAGCCCCTCCTTAATCTTCTTGCCACTAAGAACGCTTCTGTCGAACACAATGCAACTTTTGCTCTTTATGCTCTTGCTGATAATGAG GATGGACATTTCAGTGTTCTAGTAT CCTACTCAAAGTGTGTAGCAAAGATGTTAAAAAGATTGGAAGAGAAGATTGAAGGGCGA GTATTGAAGCAAATGTTGAATCTTATGCGAAATGGGAAAAAGAGTGTTCAAAAACGTGTAGCTCTTGCTCTTGTACAAAAGAGTGTTCAAAAAGGTGTAGCTCTTGCACATTTATGTTCTGCGGATGACCGTAAAACTATTTTCATTGACAATAATG GATTAGAGTTGCTGTTGGATCATCTTGAATCTACAAACAAAAAGCAGAAGCGTGAAGCCTCTGCAGCGCTTCACGCAATGGCTACCAAAGGAATAAGATATTTGTTCGACCTTTACACCTTA ATTTACTTGGATGAGCAATATGTAAACAACCCAGTACTTTCTGATGTCACATTCATAGTTGAATGGAAAATGGAAATTTTTGTTTGGCCTCTTCTTGATTACAGGCTTTTGAGTTAG